Proteins encoded together in one Carya illinoinensis cultivar Pawnee chromosome 3, C.illinoinensisPawnee_v1, whole genome shotgun sequence window:
- the LOC122304301 gene encoding uncharacterized protein LOC122304301, with protein sequence MQDGYKILQDSYKQDGELITDDDEGSNWSEFTQGTGQEIHDHSAIRTKAMRCSDAFIPKQLDIAMEKNASTVIPDWGSDQSGSSLAQQEENSDENFLMDYVVNDLLISDHKHSCLDSHQDRELNECENMVDGEMDHAKNNIMSSCEDFLISGHDQAMRENWRPQTEPNSQPNDALDLKTLTSLLNLEDDWIIS encoded by the coding sequence ATGCAAGATGGTTACAAGATTCTGCAAGATTCCTATAAACAAGATGGCGAATTGATCACAGATGATGATGAGGGAAGTAACTGGTCGGAATTCACTCAAGGAACAGGACAGGAAATTCATGATCACTCGGCGATTCGGACAAAAGCAATGAGGTGCTCAGATGCTTTTATCCCAAAGCAACTTGACATTGCAATGGAGAAAAATGCTAGTACTGTCATCCCTGATTGGGGCAGTGATCAAAGCGGAAGTTCTTTAGCCCAGCAAGAGGAGAATTCCGATGAGAATTTTCTCATGGATTATGTTGTGAATGATCTTTTGATATCTGATCACAAACACTCATGTTTAGATAGCCACCAAGATAGAGAGTTAAATGAATGTGAGAATATGGTGGATGGAGAAATGGACCACGCCAAGAACAATATCATGTCTAGTTGTGAAGATTTTCTTATTTCTGGACATGATCAAGCCATGCGTGAGAATTGGAGGCCGCAGACTGAACCTAATTCCCAACCAAATGATGCTTTGGATCTCAAGACATTGACATCTCTTCTAAATTTAGAAGATGACTGGATTATAAGctga